GGAAGATCCACATTTTGGGGATATATCCTTCTTGTTTCTTTACAGTTTGACAATGTCCAGATCTCTGACTAGCACATAGGAAGGTCCTATTACTTGTTGACTCAACTTTCTGAAGCTGCCCCAGCCCAAACTGCATGTagaatgaaatttaaatatgagCTTTTAAAACAATTATCCATAAAGAATGTCATAAAGGACAAAACACAAACTTATAGATTCATTAGTAGGTCTACAAAATTTTCTCATGCAAATACTCATAAATTCAACTAGCAATGTTTTTtacacatttaaaaaaagagagagataggCAAATCATTTTATACATCACATATTTACAGATTTACTTCCAACATGATATATGATTAAAATCGAAAACCCAATAGGACACAGTAGAGAGAATATAACCTGCAACCATAGTGTGAGAGCTACTACCTGATAACTTGAGGCCTCAACTCCATGGCACTGTGCTGAAAACCTATAAAGTGAAGCAATGTCAAAATATACTGTCATTGACTCATTTCCCCAAACACATGGTGACTATAATGCAAAATCATAAATACAGTCTCACAATCTTCATACTATCAGTACATTATGTAATGGAAAATCTACCCTAGccatgaaagaagaaaaacatgaaGCACATAAGTTGATTAATATAACTACAGTTATCTAATTACTGTAATTTACAGCATACCCAGCTCACGAAATTCATGAAACTCACATGAAAGCAATGTTTAAGGATCAAACATGAGTTCtttaacttaaataaacaaaaacatgaaaaaccaaacaaaagattgataaattaaaaaaaatttgatgagcTGACCGAGGAAAGGACTTTCCGGTATCTCTCCCCTGTGTTGTTGACTGTTGTTAACATCTTATTATCTTTCGATATGAATTTTTCACATATACTATGGCAATCTACAGTAAAATAACTCATAAATAATTTTCCGGATTTTCTGTATTGCATTAATCATCTGATTGTTCATCAATGAAATTAtaaccaaaatatttaaaaaaaaaaaaactgtaaaacGGTGATTTTTCATCATCTCATCTTTGAGTTGATTATTGGTATTACACTGATTTTTGTAGAAATGAAAACTTAAGCACCtatatgatttctttttgttatagaaatcaaattttttattttttttcttttgacaaataaaaaaatataaaacttaatgcaaaatcagaaaaataaaaaattgtttcatttattttaacagTGTAGCATTTTTAGTTTGCCAATTCTTATTTaccccagaaaaaaaaaatttcctttttaagaGCAAAAAAAacgatataaaataaaaattaatgatatatattttttttgggtcaaaattaaaataaaacacgtaattaaatcaccaaattgttatttcaatataaatataaagacaCGTAATACAGATAGGGTGGAAGAACTGAGCTGAAAATTAAAGCCAAAACCCTAACAGAGAGCGCACTTCAACTCTTTGGTGTCAGTTTCGGGTAACAGAATCTTCACTTATATTAAACCCATTATTCcaacttgttttttatttggaaTTGTAGAAATCATGTACCGTTGTAATTAATACGAGatggtttttgatttttttcagtTTCTAATAACATGACAAGATCATTATCCAACTTCATCTTGAAGGGGATTGCAGGTTACCCACTTGGACGTTCTGCTAGACTTGTAAGAATTAAGATTCTATCGTTCGTTTAAGATTTGAGTTTCGtagaaaatgaatgaaatattaTGGGCTAACTTGTGATAAATTGAATGTTTTGATGTTTGATTACCAGAATTTGCTTCGTAGGGATTTTGGTCCTTTCATGTTTCCAAAATACATGCGAGTTTGTATTGGTTGAAATCAGATTTTTAAGTTTTGGGGTGTTTGAAGGGTATTTTGGGAGTACTTACAATGCCTCCAAAAGCACTTCTAGATATgctaaagatttttttatttattaattttttttttgtgggttaaTGTTTAGTTTAGATGTTCTGGCTGAAATCATAGGTGCTTTCCTCAAAACATTTTCTACGAAAGAACTCTCTGATATGCAAGatgttagaaatttttgttTCGCTATTTATCTTGTTCTAGCTCAGAATTGATTGATGAAATCAAAATTCCTCTTCCACAAAGCATTTTCTACAAAAACACACTCTCTAATATGcatgaggttagaaaattttatattgttatttttcttcttctagcTCTGAATTAATTGCTTCTTTTGATGGTTAGGTCGGGTAAATTCTGTGTTCACTTTAGTTGAGGTATGAATTGAATGGTGCCAACTTAGCCAAGTGATGAACATGTTGAAGTCATGGATGTGTATAACTGTCAGACATGACATGCTTTGTTCAGCATATTAGTGTTATCAGGACAATAACATATTGTAATAGTTTTGCATTAATTGTTAGTAGGTATCTGGATCCTTTTACCACAATGGAATGAAGTACTCCACTTCTGTGCCCAATGATACTGACACACATGAAGATTTTAGACCTACTAATAAAGTTGAGAGCTCGGGCCTTTCTTTGAAGGATGTTGTTGAACAGGTTAATTTGTCTTCCGAATCTACTTTGTGTTTTGCTTTGTTGGCTCAAATCATTATTGTTATATGATTTTCtatattaaatttctttaaaaactgTGCATTCAGTAATTGGAATTAGATTCTTGCTGTAGGATGTCAAAGAAAACCCTGTGATGATTTATATGAAAGGGATTCCTGAGATGCCTCAATGTGGATTCAGTGCACTGGCTGTGCGAGTGCTTAGTCAATACAGTAGGTGCTCTAGCCTGATGTCCTGAATGTTTTGATTGCTTATTTTTTCCTGTTTAAGTATCTTTGGTTGCCAGTGTTGGATATATTTTGTGTAAAGCAACATTTGACTCGCTATCTTATTCTAAAGTCTAACTGTGAATAAGGACTCAAGATAGACTCTTTATGTTGTATGTAAAATTCAAATAcgttaatttttctttttctttgtggTTGAGAATGTTGCACATATCACTGGCTTTTGAGAAGGAAGTCATCTTATTAGCTCAAGGTACAGTACtcaaaagaaatgcatattttaaaTTGCCCATGTGTTGTGATTAAAACCAAGTTAAATTATTAGTCTAGATGGCCATCATATTGTATCTAATATTTGTCTTAATTGTACGTGTTCCCTTAGATAGAAAGATCAGTTGCATCTCAGTAAAAGAGAAAGGTTATGTAAGATCAAATAACAAAGagttttaacaattaaatttatataggGTTGCACAAGTCTTTCCAAAACTAAGAACAAGTGATCGCTGGAGCTTTGTACGCATTCCCTTTGCAGATAGTATAGTTTATTTGTAAACTCTGCTTGTGAAAATATTTCTTTCTATTGAGGCCTTCACttgtatatttgatattttaggTACCTCATATAtcggatatatatatatatatatatatatatatacttttaaatctTAGATGCAATAGTCAAATAGTTTGTAGTAGTTGACTATAAAAGTTCAAATTTAGCAATTGTGAATTATACAAGATTTTTAGTTTAAAGTTCAATTTTAGCCGAGCTGCCTCTGCATATATTTTTCCATTTCAGTGGGATTTGTTGATTTCTTTAGcaaatatattatctgttacaGTATTTTATTCATGGTTGGGGCCTTTGCAGAAGTTCCATTAAGTGCTAGAAATATTTTGGAGGATGCCGAGCTTAAAAATGCTGTAAAAGCCTTCAGGTGAGTTATATTAGGCAGGACTTAACTGTAATGTTAATATTATCTTGAAATTGCACTAGAGAGGCATAAATTTATAGCGTGGTGAATTTTTTCTTATAGTTCTTGATACTATTTTTGTCTTCGGCTTTTTACCTATGCAGCCACTGGCCTACATTTCCTCAGATTTTTATTCAGGGAGAGTTTATTGGAGGTTCAGATATAATTCTCAGTATGCATCAGGTATcagattatataataatatttattgaacACAAATTTTACCTATTTACAAAAGTGCAACTCTATCGCATTAAAACTATGGTCTATCCTGTGCAGAATGGCGAGCTGAAAGAGAAGCTTAAAGATATTTCTGCCGACCAGAAGTCAGAATGAATTGCTGCTGTTGAATGTGAAGAGTTGGGATAGGCTAATGAGGCTGTTTTTTATTCCCATCTGTTATtgtactagttttttttttttgccaaagTTTCTTTCTCATCCCATGAGATAAGCTTGGGAttggttttgatttatttataccATTGAGtcgaaaataaattaaatggtTATGAGAACAGTCTTGAGGACTGGTTTCCATTAAGAATGGAACAAGCTGCTCTATTGCATTCTACTGTTTTCCTTAGATTCCTCATTCGAAACacgataattttataatcaaacttttatataatgacctttcaaattaatatgtttttcgGTTTAGGTTTATACTATAAAGTAGATTCTGCTTACAACGTCAAGTTcttctcaaaaaataaaaagccatATTTACTAACTGATTTACTGCAGTACCTATCTGATGTTTCCCTAACAGAAACCAGCAAAGAAACAACACTGGCTAATTCGATGCTaagtataatttgatataaatagcAGCAGCAATCGACATCACATTAGAAAAACCTGTAAATCGTACATAATATGACGAAAATTTAGCTGCAAAATGAAAAAGGTGCCTTGCTCTGTCTTTCACAACAGAATAAAGAATACAACAAAAGCATAAGCAATTCCTTTCTATAAGACTGATGTTTCCACAACAAAATTGTTTCACTGGCATTTTCATCCGCAAAAATCTGTGTATTAACACAGTAACGATGAATTGTCAAcaattaaggttaaaaattaaaaaaagctgGTATGATGCCGCTTACATATTGTTAAAAGCAGCAGCATTTGATCCAAAAGGCATTTCTTTATCAGATTGGATTGTTGTCAACTTGCCCAGCTCCCGAATGAGAATTATACCTTGTGTCATTTTGTAGCTCAAACACTAAGCATGGACCTTTACATTATACAATAAATAGGCCGAATTCCTAAGCCAATTTCACCTATGTACCAAGTTGCAACCGAAAAAACAATGCTCGTTACTTCTTAGTGCCCACAGAGCATAAATATCGTAGCATATATTCATTGGAAGAACATGTATCCGCCAAATCCTGATGTATCCTGGTGATTGCCTTTTGCAAGGATTTTAAGGAAGGAAGCAGGTTCCTGGAATTCTGTTGAATGGAGTTACCATGAGTTTTGCAAAGCTCCTGACACAACCAGGCAGAATCCAAGTAAGATTTGCTATTCACAGATTTAATGTGGTCTGCATTTAAAATGAACAGGGAGCACTGAAAAAGATTAGTAGAAAAGTACCTGACACCAGCGAAGTATAAATTCCAAATGCGGGCAACTTTCTAGAAGATCTGAAAGTGCCTCAATTAACCTTTGCATGTACCTGTGAGGGATTGATGAGGCAACTACTGGTATATCAACTGGGCTAACAgcaaaaatgcatttttttattagaCTATCCTCATTTAACCTAAGGCTGAGAATTAAAGCTCTGTTTGGTTCATCTTCATTTAACGCTGCATCAACTGCCTGTGCAAAAAGGCAAACAAGAAATAATGTAAAACCAAATTGGGTAGAGAAGCAACACAACATATAAGATAAGACGATACAGTTGATAGAATTAAAAGTTAAATCACATGTTGGATTTCTATTACTTCAACGTGATTCACATTTGTAATCAGTGACCAACATAtgaataatagtaaaaaaataacaaatttctttCTAGACAGTTTTAAATAAGTACCTCTGGTGTGACATCGATGTCAAGATCAGTGGGATCGAagataaaagattcatcaattGAATAAACTAGAACCCCTTCTGTTGTTGCTGCTGAAAAGCCCCGACCAGTGGGTGCAAGTCTCAAGCATTTAGTTCGAATAATGGGCCTTCCACGATTAGGCATGGCTCCTGGTAGATCGTAACCCAACTTTCCTCGTGTTTGTTTATCAACCCCTTCTTCTGTGTCACTGTTATCATCATCAATCAAATCCAGTGGGCCTGCTTCTGTCATATTCTTAGAGTTTAAAAAGTCAAGAACTCCGTCTAGAGAGAGATTATAGGTTATTTGAAATCGACGCAGTAGAACCTGTGCAGTAGTAATGAATGCATATCTTGATTAACATAAGATTCAGCAGGAATGTATTTAcattatacacacacacacacacacacacacacacacatatatatatacacataaactAACCTGGTCAGCTACAtcatacatacaaatatatttGCTACTTCCCCCTGCTAATATATAGCTTCCATCAGCAGAATAACATAATGTTGTGAAGCACTTTCCTGAACTTGAATTAGCTGCTGATCTACGATCGGTCATGAGACGCCCTCCAGCTATATCCCTACGCCCCTCAATGGTGTACATTAACTCCCCATTTATTGGATCCCAGAAATGAATCAACCCATCCAATGTGCTGCAAGCCAATTGCCTTCCATCTGGGCGATAAACTACTGTAAGAACATCATGTGTGTGTGGGAAGGATTCCACAGAACCTTTTCCTTCAAAAACATCCCACAACCGAACAGTTTTGTCCCATGATGATGAAGCTAAAACGGCCTACATTTGAAAATGGAACAACCTTGTTAAGCCATTCATGAGTCAAAAGTTAAGATAAAATGCCTGACTAATCTATAAGATCTGTCAAATCACTTGAAATCAGTTCGATAAACTAGAAGAATCAAGAAGAAAACCATAAAGAAATGTGAGGAACGCTTTAAGATATACCACTTCAGGTTCAGAGGaaaaggttaaatgaaatattggCACATCTAACCAGCGTAAGCACTTGGTCAAAAGATAAGTTAACTCACATTTGTAGGAGAAAATGCCAAGCCATGGACAGGACCTTCATGCCCGCTTAGAATATCCAACAAACGACTTGTTTTCATTGACCAAACAAATATCTACAATATGCACATTACAAAAAACTGTCAGGCAAAAAAATTGAGATAGCAGAGCAATATCAAAATTTCGTACTGATAAGAAACCGTACCTCAAATGAATCTAGAGTTCCGGCACAAATAACTTCACCACTTTGATCTGCTGCCAAAGAAACGAACTGTCTGGAAGAAGGGGTGGTAAAAGTCCTAAAATTTCTATAGCGAAACAAATCCCATGCACGAACTGTCCCATCCAGAGATGCACTCAGAAGGCAGTGATTATTAGCCATAAAATGGAGAGCAGTGACAGCATTAGTATGCTCAGTGAATGTCACAAAGCAAAAGCCTGATGAAACAGTCCAAACCTGCAGCAAGCAAGCTCAATACTTCCACAGAAGTTCCAAGAATTCTatgtacaaattttaaaataggaaGGCAATCATAGGCAAAGATTTAGCCAAATATAGATATACCTTAAGCATCAcaacaatcatttttttttaattataaaaaggggaaaagaaaaaaaatcattgacaTAAACTTCCAAAGAATAAATGTTAATACTGAAGCTGATGACAGAATGACTGTGTAAAGTGCTAACTAGTTTGCAGTGAACTGTACATAACATCAGATATTAGACCTTTTATCCAACAGACCCACAAGCACAAAtggaaaaatcaaaataattacacATCATCAATGATACTAACAAATTTGGGGGGAAATGACTACGGTACAAGGTTATCTACAATACAATAAATgaacacattttatatataaggatGGATGTTCCCTGGATAGGTAGAAGTAGCATATGATCACACAATGTACAAATTAATAACAACATGAATAAGCATATAATACCAAATCACAAGATATTttgcatattaaaaaaataccttGACTTTATTATCATCTGCACCAGTGGCCAATAGTTGTGAGTCTGGTGAGTATGCAAGACAATTAACATCAAAATAGTGCCCCTGCTGCTTTAATATATAACTCTCTGATCGCCATTCCCAAACAAGCAACTGCCCTAGCTTTGCACACCCAAACGTCAACCAATTCCCTAGCTCATTAAAAGTGGCTGTCGTGATCTTCTCTCTTGAAATCGAAAACAAATGAATACACACAAAATCTGGCATCTGATATAAACCAAACACACCATTTGAGAACCCCACAACCATCATATCAAGCCCCCTATGATAATCACATGCTGTTAGCTTAGCAGGTGCCTGTGGAAAATCATCCTTTCTCAACAGCTCCCATTTCTGCTTATGAAGATACTCCTCTTCACCTAAATCACTATTTTTTCCATCAAAATCCTTCCTCTTCTTTCCATCACTCTCCCTCCCTGGAGTACCTGGTGATGGAGGTTCTGAATCTTCCTGTCTAAATTCATCAGTTTTACCAAGATTGCCACTATAACCCCAACTAAATATATAACAATCACGAGCAATAGTAAAAATTCTGTTTACCCTACCACTCTTTTTATCAACACCAAAAAAACAACCCACAACTGAGTCTCTGTGACCTAAAAGTAAAAAAGGTTTATTGCTATAAACAccctttaatttttcttttacataGAACAATCTTGCAGCCAA
Above is a genomic segment from Mangifera indica cultivar Alphonso chromosome 3, CATAS_Mindica_2.1, whole genome shotgun sequence containing:
- the LOC123212486 gene encoding monothiol glutaredoxin-S15, mitochondrial-like, producing MTRSLSNFILKGIAGYPLGRSARLVSGSFYHNGMKYSTSVPNDTDTHEDFRPTNKVESSGLSLKDVVEQDVKENPVMIYMKGIPEMPQCGFSALAVRVLSQYKVPLSARNILEDAELKNAVKAFSHWPTFPQIFIQGEFIGGSDIILSMHQNGELKEKLKDISADQKSE
- the LOC123212253 gene encoding periodic tryptophan protein 2, whose amino-acid sequence is MNYRFQNLLGAPYRGGNVVISQNSQLISPVGNRVSVTDLIKSQTITLPVQSSSNVCRLAVSPDGLFLLTVDENSRCLFINLHRHVVLHRVKFKYPVNAIQFSPNGKYIAVGTGKLVQIWRSPGFKKEVFAFELIRTLADCNDKVTTLNWSPDSKYLLVGSKDLAARLFYVKEKLKGVYSNKPFLLLGHRDSVVGCFFGVDKKSGRVNRIFTIARDCYIFSWGYSGNLGKTDEFRQEDSEPPSPGTPGRESDGKKRKDFDGKNSDLGEEEYLHKQKWELLRKDDFPQAPAKLTACDYHRGLDMMVVGFSNGVFGLYQMPDFVCIHLFSISREKITTATFNELGNWLTFGCAKLGQLLVWEWRSESYILKQQGHYFDVNCLAYSPDSQLLATGADDNKVKVWTVSSGFCFVTFTEHTNAVTALHFMANNHCLLSASLDGTVRAWDLFRYRNFRTFTTPSSRQFVSLAADQSGEVICAGTLDSFEIFVWSMKTSRLLDILSGHEGPVHGLAFSPTNAVLASSSWDKTVRLWDVFEGKGSVESFPHTHDVLTVVYRPDGRQLACSTLDGLIHFWDPINGELMYTIEGRRDIAGGRLMTDRRSAANSSSGKCFTTLCYSADGSYILAGGSSKYICMYDVADQVLLRRFQITYNLSLDGVLDFLNSKNMTEAGPLDLIDDDNSDTEEGVDKQTRGKLGYDLPGAMPNRGRPIIRTKCLRLAPTGRGFSAATTEGVLVYSIDESFIFDPTDLDIDVTPEAVDAALNEDEPNRALILSLRLNEDSLIKKCIFAVSPVDIPVVASSIPHRYMQRLIEALSDLLESCPHLEFILRWCQELCKTHGNSIQQNSRNLLPSLKSLQKAITRIHQDLADTCSSNEYMLRYLCSVGTKK